From one Plantibacter flavus genomic stretch:
- a CDS encoding acetyl/propionyl/methylcrotonyl-CoA carboxylase subunit alpha — protein MTIQTPNRPGQASARPFRSVLVANRGEIACRIIRTLTAMDIESIAVFSDADRDAPHVRLADRAVRLGPAPASDSYLDVDAVVRAAVTTGAEAVHPGYGFLSEQPALAGALAAAGIVFIGPDERALVLMGDKIRAKEHVAARGVPIIEGVADASLDDDALVRAGVAMGFPLIVKPAGGGGGKGMQVVERAEELPSAIASAHRVAEAAFGDATLLLERFVTRPRHIEVQVLADAHGAVVHLGERECSLQRRHQKVIEESPSPLIDDRQRARLGEAACTVARSVGYRGVGTVEFLVADDRPDEFAFLEMNTRLQVEHPVTELVTGLDLVEWQVRVAAGEPLTMTQEEVVLRGHAVEARLYAEDPSSGFLPQTGVLERVCLPQGPGVRVDGGIVAGQFVGPWYDPMLAKIVCWAEDRGTALRRLDAALAATVVFGVRTNLGFLRRLLADEDVVAGRLHTGLIAELLDDRPSDSMSERILTAAALAETEDRRCKAEARTAGLGTPWSDPGGWRLGAAAPTRQHLRLEDGRIVRIEVRGSSDDASVSVDDAAPTRAAVLSRSDGTLRFEHGGVSTLLETVRVGDERWIALDGAISVVEVVPREALPAGGDPTAAGAVDPEVRTPMPGTVTAVHVTSGDAVTAGQPLVTVEAMKMEHLLTATTDGTVTLHVSTGGTVATRQSVATIAADHVAAHLNAAPTDAAPTNGASA, from the coding sequence ATGACGATCCAGACACCGAACCGGCCGGGCCAGGCATCCGCGCGTCCCTTCCGCTCCGTCCTCGTCGCGAACCGCGGCGAGATCGCCTGTCGCATCATCCGCACGCTCACAGCGATGGACATCGAGAGCATCGCGGTCTTCAGCGACGCCGACCGCGACGCCCCGCATGTCCGGCTCGCGGACCGCGCCGTCCGCCTGGGACCCGCGCCGGCCTCGGACAGCTATCTCGATGTCGACGCCGTCGTCCGGGCCGCCGTCACGACCGGGGCCGAGGCGGTGCACCCGGGCTACGGCTTCCTGTCCGAACAACCCGCGCTCGCGGGGGCGCTCGCCGCTGCCGGGATCGTCTTCATCGGACCGGACGAGCGCGCCCTGGTCCTCATGGGCGACAAGATCCGGGCGAAGGAGCACGTCGCGGCTCGAGGCGTCCCGATCATCGAGGGCGTCGCCGACGCCTCGCTCGACGACGACGCGCTCGTCCGTGCCGGCGTCGCCATGGGCTTCCCGCTCATCGTCAAGCCGGCGGGCGGAGGCGGCGGCAAGGGGATGCAGGTGGTGGAACGCGCCGAGGAGCTCCCATCGGCCATCGCCTCCGCGCACCGGGTGGCCGAGGCGGCCTTCGGCGACGCCACGCTCCTCCTCGAGCGGTTCGTCACGAGACCCCGGCACATCGAGGTGCAGGTGCTCGCGGACGCCCACGGTGCGGTCGTGCACCTCGGGGAGCGCGAGTGCTCGCTCCAGCGTCGGCACCAGAAGGTGATTGAGGAGTCCCCGTCGCCGCTCATCGACGACCGGCAGCGGGCGCGACTCGGCGAGGCGGCCTGCACGGTCGCCCGGAGCGTCGGCTACCGAGGGGTGGGGACCGTCGAGTTCCTCGTCGCCGACGACCGACCCGACGAGTTCGCCTTCCTCGAGATGAACACGCGATTGCAGGTGGAGCATCCGGTCACCGAGCTCGTCACGGGGCTCGACCTCGTGGAGTGGCAGGTGCGCGTCGCCGCCGGTGAACCGCTGACGATGACGCAGGAGGAGGTCGTCCTGCGTGGTCACGCGGTGGAGGCGCGGCTGTACGCGGAGGACCCGTCGAGCGGCTTCCTGCCTCAGACCGGGGTGCTCGAACGGGTGTGTCTGCCGCAGGGGCCGGGGGTCCGCGTCGACGGCGGCATCGTCGCCGGGCAGTTCGTCGGCCCGTGGTACGACCCGATGCTCGCGAAGATCGTGTGCTGGGCCGAGGATCGCGGGACCGCGCTCCGGCGACTCGACGCCGCGCTCGCGGCGACGGTGGTCTTCGGTGTCCGCACGAACCTCGGCTTCCTCCGGCGGCTCCTCGCCGACGAGGACGTCGTCGCGGGACGGCTGCACACCGGTCTCATCGCCGAACTGCTCGACGACCGTCCGTCCGACTCGATGTCCGAGCGGATTTTGACCGCCGCGGCGCTCGCCGAAACGGAGGACCGGCGATGCAAGGCCGAAGCGCGGACCGCCGGACTCGGGACGCCGTGGTCGGATCCGGGTGGGTGGCGCCTCGGCGCGGCAGCACCGACGCGACAGCACCTGCGACTGGAGGACGGACGCATCGTCCGCATCGAGGTGCGCGGCTCGAGCGACGACGCGAGCGTCTCCGTCGATGACGCGGCACCGACGCGGGCCGCGGTCCTCAGCCGGTCGGACGGCACCCTGCGGTTCGAGCACGGCGGTGTCAGCACCCTCCTGGAGACCGTCCGTGTGGGGGACGAACGATGGATCGCACTCGACGGTGCCATCAGTGTGGTCGAGGTGGTCCCGCGTGAGGCGCTCCCAGCCGGCGGGGATCCGACTGCGGCCGGTGCGGTCGATCCGGAGGTGCGGACGCCGATGCCCGGCACCGTCACTGCGGTGCACGTCACGAGCGGCGACGCCGTCACCGCCGGTCAGCCGCTCGTCACCGTCGAAGCGATGAAGATGGAGCACCTCCTCACCGCCACGACCGACGGCACGGTC